From Dermochelys coriacea isolate rDerCor1 chromosome 8, rDerCor1.pri.v4, whole genome shotgun sequence, the proteins below share one genomic window:
- the IRF1 gene encoding LOW QUALITY PROTEIN: interferon regulatory factor 1 (The sequence of the model RefSeq protein was modified relative to this genomic sequence to represent the inferred CDS: inserted 1 base in 1 codon; deleted 6 bases in 5 codons): MANNMPVTRMRMRPWLELQINSNQIPGLKWINKDKMMFEIPWKHAAKHGWDIDKDACLFRSWAIHTGRYKIGEKEPDPKTWKANFRCAMNSLPDIEEVKDKSVNKGCSAVRVYRMLPPLTKLQKKERKSKSSRESKNRSKRKSYEDPRMDEAVEALNSSTLPDDHSGYTVHSYAEQEVEIENASITLDLSPCDMNALTDWRSXMEIAMADSTNDLYQLQVSPLTSSSEVTDDDAEEIREQLYKLFEQQDWHATCVGGKGYLLMSPARQNICSNFSYKEQDSEIDTPSGEIEFRFCTDLKSSLEFSWLDTVRSTGIQAIPCSL; this comes from the exons ATGGCAA ACAACATGCCAGTAACAAGAATGCGCATGAGGCCCTGGCTGGagttgcagattaattccaatcaAATACCAGGATTGAAGTGGATCAACAAG GATAAGATGATGTTCGAAATCCCATGGAAACATGCAGCTAAACATGGCTGGGATATAGATAAAGATGCCTGCCTTTTCCGAAGCTGGGCCATTCATACTG GGAGATACAAGATAGGCGAGAAAGAGCCAGACCCCAAAACTTGGAAGGCAAATTTCCGCTGTGCCATGAATTCACTGCCTGATATTGAGGAAGTGAAGGACAAAAGTGTCAACAAAGGCTGCAGCGCAGTCCGGGTTTACAGGATGCTACCACCCTTAACAAAGCTTCAGAAAAAAG AAAGGAAGTCAAAGTCATCTAGAGAGTCAAAAAACAGGAGTAAGAGAAAG TCATACGAAGACCCGAGGATGGATGAGGCAGTAGAAGCACTGAACAGCAGCACTCTACCAGATGACCACAGTGGTTATACAGTTCACAGCTATGCAGAACAGGAA GTGGAGATTGAGAATGCTTCCATCACCTTAG ATCTCTCACCGTGTGATATGAACGCATTGACAGATtggagaa caatggaaatagcAATGGCTGACAGCACCAACGACCTTTACCAGCTTCAAGTGTCA CCTTTGACTTCATCTTCTGAAG TAACAGATGATGATGCAGAAGAAATA CGAGAGCAACTTTACAAG TTGTTTGAACAACAAGACTGGCATGCAACC TGTGTCGGTGGGAAAGGGTATCTCCTAATGAGCCCGGCACGGCAAAACATT TgcagcaacttcagctacaaggaGCAAGATTCTGAAATAGATACACCCTCAG gggaaatAGAGTTCAGATTTTGTACTGATCTGAAAAGCAGTCTAGAATTCTCTTGGCTGGACACAGTTCGATCCACTGGTATACAAGCCATTCCATGTAGCTTGTAA